The sequence below is a genomic window from Deltaproteobacteria bacterium HGW-Deltaproteobacteria-6.
CCGGAGATACACCAGTTGCCGCAGGCCGTCTTGCCGTCGGCTTGAAGATTGCCAAATCCCGGCACCAGTTGCCCCTTCTTGAATTCCGTCTTTGTCTTCTTGGCCTTGTCTTCGATAACGGTGTCTTCCAGGAAAACGCCGTTGATCCGTTTGGCCACTTTCATCACGTCCATGTGCCCTTTATTGTCCAAATAATCCCATTTAAGATTGACAATCGCTTCGGCGTTAGGACCGCCCTCCTTTTCATACAGTTTTTTGACGGCCGCCATAATCTTAATCTCAATTTCGCCGACGGGGAGAGCGTCGCCGGGAGCCTCAGCGGCCTTGTATTTCCACTGTACCCAGCGGCCGGAGTTACTCTGCGAACCTTCTTTTTCCATGCTCGCGGCGGCGGGCAGAAGGAAACATTCCGTCTTGTTCTTGGTTGGATCAACGCCGGGGCCTCTCCAGAATTCGTAGGTCTCATTGTTGAAAATGTTTTCACCGACCAGCCAGTCCAGATTTTGGAGCGCATTGCGGACTTTATTGGAATTCGGAGTGCTGACGGCCGGATCCGCGCCAATGGCAAAGAATCCCTTGATCTTATCCGCATACATCCTGTCGAACAAATGCATCGTGGAATAGTGCTTCCCGTCTTCCATCTTGGGGAGCCATTGATAACCGAATTCATTTTCCTTCGTTGCCTTGTCCTCCCAGTAGGATTTCAGGAAGCTGACAAAAAACTTCGGATAATTCTGATAGTAGTTTGCCGATTGCGGGTCCTTGGACTCCGGCGTGCATTTGTGTAGATACGCCTTCAGCGTATTGAGAGAAGCAGAGGGCGTTTTCAGATAACCGGGCAGAACATTGTACAGAATCGCATGGTCGGTGGAACCCTGAACGTTGGGTTCGCCGCGCAGCGCATTGATGCCGCCGCCCGCGATCCCCATGTTACCCAAGAGAAGCTGGATGATGGACATGGTGCGGATGTTCTGGCTGCCGGTCGTATGGTGAGTCCAGCCCAGAGCGTAGCATTCCGTTCCCGCCTTGTCCGGAACACCGGTGGAACTGTATATTTCATAAACCTTGAGAAGATTTTCTTTCGACACACCCGTGATGCTCGATACCTTATCCAGTGTGTAGCGGGAATAATGCTTCCGCATCATTTGAAAGACTGAACGGGAATTAGTCAGCGTCATATCCCGTTTGGGAATTCCTTTGCCGTCTTTTTCCAGCACCCAGGTTGCCTTATCGTACTTTCTTTTTTTTGCGTCATAACCGGAGAAAAGACCATCTTTAAAATAATAGTCATCCCCCACAATAAAGGAGGCATTGGTGTAATTCAGCAAATAATCTTTGAAGTATTTATTATTCTCGATAATGTAGTGTATCATGCCTCCCAGGAAAGCGATGTCCGTTCCGGAACGAAGCGGCACATGAAAATCGCAGCGTGCGGATGTTCTGGTATAACGGGGATCAACGTGAATGATCGTTGCGCCTTTTTCTTTTGCTCTCAAAATCCATTTAAAGGCAATGGGATGATGCTCCGCAGCATTGCTGCCCATAATGAGGATGACATCTGCATTTTTTAAATCGCAATAGTGGTTCGTCATAGAACCACGTCCAAACGACTCTCCCAGAGCCGCTACAGATGGGCTGTGTCAGACCCGGGCCTGATGATCTATATAGACCATACCCAGGGCACGGCATTTCGCAGTGACCAGCCAGCATTCCTCATTATCAATATTGGAACTGCCATAGTGACCGATTGACTCACAGCGATTAACCAGTTCACCCTTGTCATTTCGCTTAACAAAACCCTTGTCACGTGTGTCCTTAACCAAGCGGGCAATCCGGGAAAGCGCAAAATCCCAGTCTTTTTCCTCCCATTCTGTTCCATAAGGCTTTCGGTAAAGCACCTTGGTCAGACGATGCTTGTTGGCTTCGGTCAGATCGAAGAAACCGGCACCCTTGGCACAAAGCGATCCCTCATTAATGGGATGATCGGCATCGCCTTCGATGTTGAAAATTTTACCTGTAGCCTTATCCACGCTACAGACCAGACCACAACCAACGGAACAGTAACAACAAATGGTGGTTACCTGCTTGGCAATTTTAATACGATCCATTTTGCTAAGCTCGTCCGCGTATGCCCTGGTTGGATTCAGGTTGAGCCCTAAACTGGACAGGGCAACCCCGCTGTAAGCGGCGCCGGTCATGGTTAAAAAACCTCTCCTCGTAATTTGCATAAAAAGCCTCCCGATAACTATGTCAATTTTGGTCTATGTCAGACTTGGCATAATTTGACCGAAAGTCATAAAAAAGTCAATATGTTATAATAAGCATAGAACAAATACTCTGAAGTTCAATCATCCAGCTGTTATTAGATGAAATTGTCCTCATGCAAAAACTATCCAAAGGAATTTTATTGACATTTTGTCACAATCTTCCCTATAAGTAAAAATAGGCAAGCAGATAGGGGGTTCCTGATGGAAATCAAGTACAAGGTCTGGATTGAAAAAAACGGAAAAGTGGTCTTCGGCAAGGGACGAGACGATATCCTAAAAGCCGTCGATGAGCAGCGCAGCCTCAACGCCGCAGCAAAAAAACTGGAGATGTCCTACCGGGCCGCCTGGGGAAGATTAAAAGCCTCGGAAGAACGAATGGGTATGAAACTCGTGGACATTGGCGTGCACGATAAATCCATGCAGCTTACAGCGCAGGCAAGAGCAATCATCGATCGCTTTGAAAAACTTGAAAAAGACGTGGAAAAACTTCTACATACCGCAGATCAAGACTTTCAGAAATTAACCCACCAGAACGGGAAATAACTTCCCGTTAAAAAACTTAAGCCTTTATCATTCCTTTTATAAAAAGATTGAGACTGTCTCTGACAGTCGTATGGATTCTTTCAGCACGTTTTTCGGGCGCTCCCGTGTAAATATAAAGAGAGATAATGCCGTTGAGCGATCCCCAGATAGCGTTCTGTACTTGGCGTATATCAATATTTGGAACAAACTCGCCTGAATGAACACCCTTCTGAAGAATTTCAGAAACCGTACGGATATTTTCATTAGTGGTGTGAATCAACTGCGTATTTTGCTCCTCAGTCAGATTCATATTTTCCGAATGCAACATGAATGTCATAAGAATTCTGAACAATTCATTGTTATCAAGAAAAAAATTCACGTAATCACGCGCAAACATCAAAAGGAGTTCCGAAGCGGTTCCTTCCTGTTTGGCAAAATTTTCTACTTCTCGATGACGCTCGATATTAGCCGAGATCAATATCTGGGTATATATTTCTTCCTTGCTGTCGAAATATAAATATATAGAGCCTTTGCTGACTTCCGCTTTGGCGGCAATGAGATCAACGGTCACGGATTTAAAACCACGTTCAAAAAACAGCTTACGAGCTGCTTTCAGAATCGAGTTCTTCCGATTTTCCTTCTCTTTCTTTCTTCTTTCTTCTGAGCTCAAAATAAATTCTCCTCTTAAGTCAAGATGAAGACATGTTATATTTGAATTCTATAAAATAATGGAATCATTTATAATCTATCGTAGCCATACGCACTTATGACTTACGGTCACAAATGCGTATCGCAATTGGCTGCCTCTGTCAAGGGAAAATACAGATTTTTTGAATCCAAGATGGTCGAGTATAAATTAAACCGGCGAAAAAATATAGAAATATTTCAGGACCGGCGTTCGGCTAAACCGACTCCGTCCTTAAATTGTGAAACAGCTATTGCAATTTCTCAAGCTGGCGAATAATGCTTTCTAACGGAGGACGTTCGTTAATATCGTGAACATCAATATAGCGAATTATTCCTTTTTTATCGATGATGATAATTGCCCGTTCCGCCGTACCGTCGGAACGCAAAATGCCATACCGTGAAGCAACGGCACCGTGCGGCCAGAAATCGGACAGGACATCAAACCACAGCCTGCCCATCTGATTGGTCCAGGAATATAATGTTGGAATATTGTCCACAGTAATCCCCAGCAGCACGGCATTATTTTCTTCAAACAATTCCTGAACAATATTATAGCCGGGCCACTGGTCGGAACAAACCGGCGTCCAGGCGGCAGGCACAAAGGAAAGCACAACATTCTTTTTGCCGATATAATCTTTGAGAGAAACTTCTCTTCCGCTGACTGCTTTGAGCGTGAAATCCGGCGCGAGCTGTCCTACTTTCACCTTTAAAATACTATCCACCGGTTTGAGCTTACCGACCTGATAGATATTGCCCTTATAGGCATCGGACAGAGCAAAAGCATTTGATGCAAAAGAAACAACAAGAAATATCGTGACAAGAAATCGCTTGTTCATAGCCGCCCCCTATTTGACGTTCCCCAGTTTGATGACTTCAGCCAGAAACGCTTCGATATTTTCATGCGCGCCCAGTCTGGAATAAACTACTTCCGGTTTTTTTGAACCATTTAACTTCACAGCGATAAAATAAGGTGTGCGGACTTCGCCGACGATTTTATGAATCGAAAAATCCGCATCAGGAACCAGCGGAAACTCCACCTTATACTTCTTTTTAAAAGTATTCACTTCAAACTGGGAATTTCCGGCGCCAATACCGATAATTTTTATTTTACCCTTGAGTTTGGGATTATTTTCCATTAGGTCATAGAACCGGTTAACATTGGGTGCATCCTTCTGGCAGTAAGGACAATACATGCTGAAAATCTGGATAATCAGCACCTGCGCCTTAACCTGATTCGGCGAAAATGTTCCGGACCCGGAAAGGCCCAGATATTTGAGTTCCGCAGAATCGGAAGGTTTCAAAAGCTTCATATCGGGCAGCGTACTACCCACCTGCGGGGGCACATTGGAAGCGGCCAGCACGGCCACGCATGTTATAAGAAGCGTGATGGTTATAATGAAAGCTAATCTCTTTTTCATGGCTTATACCTCCTCATTTAATTGCGGGATATTAAGTGATGCACTGCTTTTTCCAGTCCGTCGAGAGACAATTCAAACATGGGAAAGATACCGGCAATCTGCTTGACTGTCCACGTGTAAAACCAGTGATCCTGGGATTGCGGATTGAGCCAGACAGCATGACGAAAGTTCTTGGACAAAAACTTCAGATATTCCACCGACGAGCGTGATTCATTCTGACCGACATAAATCGCCCCCCGGGGATCAGACAGTTCATAAGGCGCCATGGAAGCATCACCAACAATTATCAACCGCGTTTCAGGATCGGAGCGGGCAAATTCGTCCACCCGCACCGGTTTCTTGTAACGTTGCGCATCGAGCCAGACATTGGAATAAATCGTATTGTGGAAAAAATAAATTTCAAGTTCTTTGAACTGAAACTGCGCGTAATGAAAGAGCACCTGGACAATAT
It includes:
- a CDS encoding redoxin — encoded protein: MKKRLAFIITITLLITCVAVLAASNVPPQVGSTLPDMKLLKPSDSAELKYLGLSGSGTFSPNQVKAQVLIIQIFSMYCPYCQKDAPNVNRFYDLMENNPKLKGKIKIIGIGAGNSQFEVNTFKKKYKVEFPLVPDADFSIHKIVGEVRTPYFIAVKLNGSKKPEVVYSRLGAHENIEAFLAEVIKLGNVK
- the fdnG gene encoding formate dehydrogenase-N subunit alpha — its product is MQITRRGFLTMTGAAYSGVALSSLGLNLNPTRAYADELSKMDRIKIAKQVTTICCYCSVGCGLVCSVDKATGKIFNIEGDADHPINEGSLCAKGAGFFDLTEANKHRLTKVLYRKPYGTEWEEKDWDFALSRIARLVKDTRDKGFVKRNDKGELVNRCESIGHYGSSNIDNEECWLVTAKCRALGMVYIDHQARVUHSPSVAALGESFGRGSMTNHYCDLKNADVILIMGSNAAEHHPIAFKWILRAKEKGATIIHVDPRYTRTSARCDFHVPLRSGTDIAFLGGMIHYIIENNKYFKDYLLNYTNASFIVGDDYYFKDGLFSGYDAKKRKYDKATWVLEKDGKGIPKRDMTLTNSRSVFQMMRKHYSRYTLDKVSSITGVSKENLLKVYEIYSSTGVPDKAGTECYALGWTHHTTGSQNIRTMSIIQLLLGNMGIAGGGINALRGEPNVQGSTDHAILYNVLPGYLKTPSASLNTLKAYLHKCTPESKDPQSANYYQNYPKFFVSFLKSYWEDKATKENEFGYQWLPKMEDGKHYSTMHLFDRMYADKIKGFFAIGADPAVSTPNSNKVRNALQNLDWLVGENIFNNETYEFWRGPGVDPTKNKTECFLLPAAASMEKEGSQSNSGRWVQWKYKAAEAPGDALPVGEIEIKIMAAVKKLYEKEGGPNAEAIVNLKWDYLDNKGHMDVMKVAKRINGVFLEDTVIEDKAKKTKTEFKKGQLVPGFGNLQADGKTACGNWCISGSYTADGLNRMASRGKEDPTGLGLFPNWSYAWPVNRRIMYNRASCDVNGKPYNPKRNILEWKGDKWVGDVPDGPWPPQADKEKGKYPFIMKQDGVGALFGPGMAEGPFPEHYEPLEGPLSKNPLSGQLMNPAAEIFKSDMDKAANASEIFPYVCTTYSCTEHWCTGALTRWQAWLLEMQPELYVEIGDQLAREKGIKNGERIKVSSIRGEAPCVAMVTKRFKPFTVEGKTVHQVGMPFNYGWLFPKDSGSDSTNMLTPTVGDANTFCPEYKAFMVNVEKL
- a CDS encoding molybdenum-binding protein, producing the protein MEIKYKVWIEKNGKVVFGKGRDDILKAVDEQRSLNAAAKKLEMSYRAAWGRLKASEERMGMKLVDIGVHDKSMQLTAQARAIIDRFEKLEKDVEKLLHTADQDFQKLTHQNGK
- a CDS encoding peroxiredoxin, which gives rise to MNKRFLVTIFLVVSFASNAFALSDAYKGNIYQVGKLKPVDSILKVKVGQLAPDFTLKAVSGREVSLKDYIGKKNVVLSFVPAAWTPVCSDQWPGYNIVQELFEENNAVLLGITVDNIPTLYSWTNQMGRLWFDVLSDFWPHGAVASRYGILRSDGTAERAIIIIDKKGIIRYIDVHDINERPPLESIIRQLEKLQ